TCGAGGATGCGGAGCTCGCGGGCTTCGACGAGGGCGGCCTCGCCGCCTTCCGAGCGCGCGCCGTGCCGCAGCCGCTCCGCGTCGCGACCGACCGCCGCGTCCTCCGCGACGCGCGCCGACGCGACATCCCGGCGACCGTCATCTCGAGCACCATGTCGGCCGCGCTCATCCACGAGCTCGCGGCGGGCGGCCATCCCTTCATGGCCGAGTTCGCGACGCTCTCGGATGCCGTGATCGTGGAGCTCCCGACGGGCCACTGGCCGCAGCTCACCCGCGGCGCCGAGCTCGGCGACGCGATCGCGGCGGCGCTGCCGGCGAGCTAGCCGCGCAACTCGGTCCGGGCCGCTCCGGCACGGCTCACCCGCCAGGCGGTGTCGCCGTCGGGCGAGGCGTCGATGACGCAGAAGCGGTTGCCGTCGGGGTCCTCGAGGATCTCGTCGTCGGCCTCCGCCGGCCGCCCCGCCCAGTCGATGTGCCGGGCGCCGAGGGCCAGCAGCCGCTCGACCTCCGCCGCCTGGTCGTCGGCATACAGGTCGAGGTGGATGCGCGGCGGCAGCGAGACCCGCGAGTGCCCGGCATCGAGCGACAGCGCGACGCCGCCCTCGCCGACGTTTCCCTCCGCCTCGAGGATCGCGAAGTCGACGTCCGGCTCGCGCCGCAGTCGCGCGTGCAGTGCGGCGCTCCAGAACTCGATCGCCCTCGCGAGGTCGTCGACGCCCATCACGATGCTCCCGATCCGCAGCATCCCCCCATGCAACGCGCCCGCGCCCTCCCCGTCAACCGCCCCCCCTGCCGCCCGGCAGCCCGACTTCCGAAATGCAGGACGATTCGCGGGCTGCGCCCGGCCTGCCGGGGCCTGCACGGCATCCCGGCGGCCCGCATCCTGCATTTCGGAAGGGGCGCCCGGCGGCGCTCTTCCGAAATGCAGGACGGGCTGCGCACCCGAGATCCGCCGCGCCCGAGAACTGCTGGGCGCACGCCGAACGGTCCTGCATTTCGGAAGGGGTGCCCGGGGCGGGGGCGGGATGGTGTGGGGCGGTCCCGGGTCAGCGGCGCTTCGGGGAGGGCTCCGGGGTGGGCAGGGCGCCCGCCTCGCGGAGCTCCGTGTAGTGGGCGCGCGCCTCATCCTGGCGCGCGCGCTCGGCACCCGTCGCGATCTCGGCGCGAAGGTGCTCGGGGGCGAAGCCGAAGGCCTCGACGAGGTCGAGCGCCTGCGGCCGGAGGCGGGGCAGGAGCCGGTCGTCGATGTAGTCGGTGATCGCGTGCGCGCGGAAGGCGGAGAGCCGGCCGTTGAGGAGATACCAGGCGAGGTGCCGCTCGATCGTCGTGAAGCCGAAGAGGTCGCGGAGCCAGGTGAGGACCTGCCTCGTGCCGTCGTGCTCGATCGTCTCGAGCGCCTCCGTGAAGGCCTCCCACTGGAGGAGCTCGGCGTGCGCGATCGCGGTCTCGATGAGCTCGTTCTGGTTCTGGTTGAAGAGCTCGGCCGCGGCGTCCGCATCCAGCTTGGAGGCGTTGCGCATGCGGTTCGCGATCTCGCCCACCATGGTGTGCACGCGGTCGGTGAGGAGCTGCCGCTGCGAGTCGGCGTCGCGCACGAAGCCGACCGAGCGGGCGGTGGAGCCGAAGTCGGCGACCCGCTGCGCGAGCTGGCGGAGACCGGAGCGGTTGAGCGCCGCCTCCCCCACCTGGCCGGCGACGAACTGCGCGATGTCGCCGGCATCCGCCGAGCGCATGCGCTGCGCGAAGTCGCCGAGGAGGCGCTTCGCGACGAGCTGGAGGAGGACGTTGTTGTCGCCCTCGAAGGTCGCGTAGATGTCGAGGTCGGCACGGAGCTGCGTGAAGCGGTTCTCCGCGAGGAAGCCGGCACCGCCGCAGGCCTCGCGGCACTCCTGGAGGATGTCGAGTCCGGCCCAGGTGGAGAGCGGCTTGAGGGCGGCCGCGAGGGTCTCGAGATCCTGCCGGTCCTCGTCGGTGTCGTGCGCGCCGCTGAAGACGCCGTCGAACTTCTCGAGGAGACGCTCGTGCGCGAAGGACATCGCGTAGGTCTGGGCGAGGCGCGGCAGCAGCCGTCGCTGGTGGCGCTGGTAGTCGAGCAGCACGACCTCGGCGTCGTCGGCGCCGGCCGTGAACTGGCGGCGCTCGGCGGCGTAGCGGATCGCGATCGTGAGGGCGAGCTTCGCGGCGACCGTCGAGGAGCCGTCGAGCGAGACGCGGCCCTGCACGAGCGTGCCGAGCATGGTGAAGAAGCGGCGGCCGGGGCTCGCGATCGGCGAGGTGTAGGTGCCGTCGGCGGCGACCTGCCCGTAGCGGTCGAGGAGGTCGGTGCGCGGGATGCGGACCCGGTCGAAGTGGAGGCGCCCGTTGTCGATGCCGTTGAGCCCGCCCTTAAGGCCGTCGTCCTCGCCGCCGATGCCGGGCAGGAACGCCCCCGCCTCGTCGCGGATGGGCACATAGAAGGCGTGGACGCCGTGATCCACCCCCTTCGTGATGAGCTTCGCGAACAGCACCGCCGCGCGGCCGTCTTTCGCGGCGTTGCCGAGGTAGTCCTTCCAGGCGCCGCGGAAGGGCGTGTGGATGACGAACTCCTCGGCGGCCTCGTCGTAGGTGGCGGTCGTGCCGATGGAGGCGACATCCGAGCCGTGGCCGGTCTCGGTCATGGCGAAGGCGCCGGGCACGCGCAGGTCCATGGCGCCCGGGAGGTACGCCTCGTGGTGGCGCTCGGTGCCGAGGTGCAGGATCGCGGCCCCGAAGAGCCCCCACTGGACGCCCGCCTTGATCTGGAGGGAGGCGTCGCCGAGGACGAGCTCCTCGAAGGAGGCGATGTTGGCGCCGTGCGCCTCCTCGCCGCCGAGGGCGCGCGGGAAGGCGCGGTGGACGGCGCCGTCCGCGACGAGCTGACGCAGCTGCCCGAGGACGCGCTCGCGATGCTCGGCCATGCCGAGGCCGTCGATGCGGTGGTAGCGCTCCTCGCGGAGCAGCTCGCGCGAGTGCCGGCGCACCTCGCCCCATCGGCCGAGCAGGTGCTCGCCGAGCAGCG
The Homoserinibacter sp. YIM 151385 DNA segment above includes these coding regions:
- a CDS encoding acyl-CoA dehydrogenase family protein — its product is MRTRVLDEPAAEALPAAHHDDGEAAAGPSIDTALLGEHLLGRWGEVRRHSRELLREERYHRIDGLGMAEHRERVLGQLRQLVADGAVHRAFPRALGGEEAHGANIASFEELVLGDASLQIKAGVQWGLFGAAILHLGTERHHEAYLPGAMDLRVPGAFAMTETGHGSDVASIGTTATYDEAAEEFVIHTPFRGAWKDYLGNAAKDGRAAVLFAKLITKGVDHGVHAFYVPIRDEAGAFLPGIGGEDDGLKGGLNGIDNGRLHFDRVRIPRTDLLDRYGQVAADGTYTSPIASPGRRFFTMLGTLVQGRVSLDGSSTVAAKLALTIAIRYAAERRQFTAGADDAEVVLLDYQRHQRRLLPRLAQTYAMSFAHERLLEKFDGVFSGAHDTDEDRQDLETLAAALKPLSTWAGLDILQECREACGGAGFLAENRFTQLRADLDIYATFEGDNNVLLQLVAKRLLGDFAQRMRSADAGDIAQFVAGQVGEAALNRSGLRQLAQRVADFGSTARSVGFVRDADSQRQLLTDRVHTMVGEIANRMRNASKLDADAAAELFNQNQNELIETAIAHAELLQWEAFTEALETIEHDGTRQVLTWLRDLFGFTTIERHLAWYLLNGRLSAFRAHAITDYIDDRLLPRLRPQALDLVEAFGFAPEHLRAEIATGAERARQDEARAHYTELREAGALPTPEPSPKRR
- a CDS encoding VOC family protein, whose protein sequence is MLRIGSIVMGVDDLARAIEFWSAALHARLRREPDVDFAILEAEGNVGEGGVALSLDAGHSRVSLPPRIHLDLYADDQAAEVERLLALGARHIDWAGRPAEADDEILEDPDGNRFCVIDASPDGDTAWRVSRAGAARTELRG